AGCTCACCCGAGTGCAGAAATCGGTGAGTTGCCTAACGGTGTTCCCCAGAATCTGATCCCGTATCTGACACAGACTGCTATCGGTATCCGTAAGGAACTGAGCGTATTCGGTGACGATTACGATACACCTGACGGTTCTTGTATCCGCGATTATATCAATGTAGTCGACCTGGCGAAAGCTCATGTGATTGCTATGGACCGTATGTTGGGCGGTAAGACAGATGCAAATGTTGAATATTTCAACCTGGGAACCGGAAACGGTGTAACCGTACTGGAACTGATCAACACATTCGAAAAAGCTACCGGCGTAAAAGTTCCTCACAAGATAGTAGGCCGTCGCGAAGGTGATATCGAAAAGGTTTGGGCTAATCCGGAACGTGCTAACAAAGTATTGGGTTGGACAGCAAAAGAAACATTGGCTGATACATTGGCTTCTGCCTGGAAATGGCAGGAAAGACTGCGCGAACGCGGTATCCAATAAAAAGTCATTCATTAAATAAGTATGCCGGAAGAATCTTTACAAAATTCTTCCGGTTTTTTTTCGACAAAAAAAGCACTGAATCCTATTGAATTATAACGACTTTTCTGTTTTTGTATATTATTTTATTTACTTTTGTGTAATATTCTTTAGTCACTGATAATTAGTTCGTGACATAAAACCGACTACAAAGACATGACAAGCGAATACAAAGAAAAATTACAAGCAAACGGAGTTAACCTGAGCAGTGCATTAAACCGATTCATGGATAATGAACAGTTATATGAAAGGATACTTTCTAAATTTCCGATGGATGAAAATTTCCTCCAAATGGAGAAATGTCTTGTAGAGAATAATATCAACCAGGCATTCTGCCATGCCCATACGTTAAAAGGATTAGCCGGAACACTTGATCTGACCACCCTACTAAACATTTTGACCCCGATGACAGAACAACTCAGAACCGGGAATACGGAAGGTATGCAGGAATTATTCAACCAATTAAAGACAGAATACAATCAAATCTGTCAATTGATTGCTGAACATAAAGCCTGATATAAAAGCGGATAGATATAGTTATATGGAAAAGAAACTTAAATCAAATGAATCGTTAGCCAACTACCAGTATCTTATGGATATCGTTTGGACTATTTATCCCCAAAACGAAAGTGTCGAAGTCTTTAAGGACAGCATAAACCCGGAACTGGATAATACGAAACACGACTACAAAAACCTCTGCGATACCCGCAAAAAAGATGTCTATCCACCGGATTATAGTCTATGGGACGAAGTAATCTCGTTCGATACATTTCATAGCATGATAGCGGAAGGATGCATGCACAAGAAATTCGATATACGTTTCTTCAATACACATTTCGGTTTTGAATGGCATGAAGCCTTCATCGACATAATCGTCAATGAGAATGGCATACCTGACAAGATCATTTTATCCAGTCGTAACGTCAACAATTTTAGAAAATCTCAAATCATAGAAAAAGCCGTACAATCAGAATACGACTATGTGATTTATATAGAAGCTTCAAAAAACAGCTATGTTATGTACGCCTCCGGTTCGGAAAGCGATAGTCCCCCTCCAATCGCCAGCAGCGATTATGAGGCAGTGGTCACCGAATACAACCGGCAATATATGTCACCGGAATTATGTGAAGAAATGACGAAGAATATGATGATTGCCCATGTCGGTCCGATACTGGAACAACACGGGGAATATATTCTATACAACACTATGATAGAAAATGGTGTGAACCGGGATAAGAAAATACGATTCAGTTATTTCGACAAAGAAAAGAACATCTGGTTACTGACCCGAACTGATATAACGGAAATCAGGGAAGAAAGAAGACAGAAACAACTACTGCAGGAAGCCCTGCAAAGTGCGACAGTTGCCAACCGTGCCAAATCCGATTTCCTGTCACGAATGAGCCATGACGTTCGTACCCCTTTAAATGCTATTGTAGGCATGACAGCAATAGCCAGTCTGCATATAGATGATCAGATACGTATAGCCGATTGCCTGAAGAAGATAACTATTTCTTCCAAGCTCCTGCTGAACCTCATCAACGAAGTACTGGATATGTCAAAACTGGAAAGCGGACATATCATGCTGACGGAAGAGGCATTTAAGCTCGAAGAACTTCTGGAAAGTTTATTTGCGATGGTACAATCATCCGTCGAAATGAAAAAGCAGGATTTACACATACGCGTTATCCAGGTAAAACACGAATATCTGATCGGAGACGTACAACGCATACAGCAGGCATTAATGAATATACTGACTAATGCTGTGAAATATACACCTGAAAAAGGGCGGATAGACGTAACCATCAGAGAAAAAGCCTCTGTTTATAACGGTTATGGCCTGTTTGAAATAACAGTTGCAGATAATGGAATCGGTATGAAGCCCGAGTTTTTATCCAAGGTGTTCGAACCATTCGAACGCTCGGACGATGCTGCTATCCGGAATATCCAGGGTACCGGCCTCGGCATGGCCATCAGTCGTCATATTGCCCAGATGATGAACGGCGACATCCTGGTGGAAAGCGAACACGGCAAAGGTTCCAGATTCTCTATGACATTCCATGTCAAATTGGGAGATATGGATGAATATGATAAGGATATACTGGCAAATTTACCGGTATTGGTTGTAGATGACGATGATATCTCCTGCGAAATAGCCTGTGAAAACTTACAGGGACTAGGAATGAAACCGGAATGGGTTCTTTCCGGACAGGAAGCTGTACAGAAGATATTTGACGGGAACAAGTATTTTGCTATTATCATAGACCTGATGATGCCCAACATGAACGGTATCGAGACAACACACAAAATACGGGAATATGCGGGTCCGGATATCCCTATCATAATCATTTCGGCTTACGACTATTCAGGTTATGAAAGTGAAGCCCTGAAAGCCGGAGCCAATGGTTTCATCAGTAAACCTATCATGAAATCCAAACTATTCCACCTGATGAAAAGATTTGCTACTGACAAGAAGGAAGACAAATTGAACAGCGTTGCCCCAAAAGCCCTCACCACCTTCGTCGGTAAACGCATATTGGTAGTGGAAGACAATGACCTAAACCGGGAAATCGCCTACGAACTGCTACGGGAAACCGGCGCAGAAGTTGAAACAGCCTGCAACGGAAAAGAAGCGGTAAATTGCGTATCCAGCTCTACAGAAGGATACTACGATCTAATCATAATGGATATCCAGATGCCGGTAATGAACGGACTCGAAGCAACGAGGGCGATCCGTCTGCTTGACCGGGAAGATATAAAAATATTACCGATCGTAGCCATGTCCGCCAATGCTTTTGCTGAAGATGTACAGTTAAGCCTGAAAGCAGGCGTGAACGAACATATCGCAAAGCCGATAGAGATCACTACCCTCTACAAGATTATCACAAAATGGTTTAACTGATAGATTCCTAATATCAGTTAAACCATATAAATTATTCAGACAGGAATTTGTTTATTACTTCCCGCCAATCTTCGCCATTCTTCGGCTGATAAGTAACGAAACCCAGTTGGCGAGCGATCTCAATATTACTCTTTCCGTCATCCACAAAAAGTGTTTCTGCCGGATTCAGACCGCTGTCGCGGATCATATATTCGAAAATCTTCGCATCCGGTTTAGTGACACCCACCTCATAAGAGGTGTACATCTTGTCGAAATAGACACCGATCGGGCGACCGACAGGAGTAAACTCGCTAGTTCTTGCCCAACCTTCCTGGATAATCGGATTGGTGTTACTCAAAAGATACACATTGTATTTTTCGCGGAGATTCAGCAGATAGTCCAGTTTATATTGGGGAGTATCGACGATGAATCCAAGCCAGGCATGTCTGATAGCTTCGTATGAAAGATCTTTTCCGGTATATTCACATAGTTTCCGGCAAAACCCGTCGGCAGTGATCGTTCCGTTTTCCACTTCCAAAAAGAATCCTTTCTGTTCATAGGGATCGAGCAATTGCCTGGCATCCTCCACACCGATCTCTTCAAAGCGGCGCACTGCACACTCATGGTCCAGTTCTATCAAAACACCTCCCAAATCAAATACAATGTTTCTAATATTTGTCATAACGTTCTTCTTTTATATGATGTTCTCTTAATATCCTAACGTAAAACGTTCCTGATGGTGCTTTTCCTGTTCCAACTCGTCGATCATAGCGACAGCAAAATCTTCTACGGAAATATTACTGTCGCCTTTCTCATCTACCACCAATTCGTCTTTTCCCAAACGGAATTTCCCTGTACGCTGACCGGGAAACATATTGGCAGCCGGACTCAGAAACACCCAGTCGAACGATTTTTCCGGCAGCAACAAATCAGTATAAACTTTCGCCAGGCTCCGGATACCAGGAAGCAGTTTCTCCGGCACATCAGGTTCATTCATTAACAAACGCCCCGGAGCCACCAGCAGACTACCTGCTCCACCGACCATTAAATAACGATGCACACCGGCATTGCGTACAGCACAAATAATAGAACCGTACCCCTCCAATGTTTCATCGTATATCTTCGGATTCTCCCATCCCGGATTGAATGCACTGATCACAGCATCCGACTTAGCCAGTTCACGCGACAGAAAATCAGTATCGGTCACATTCCCTCC
This is a stretch of genomic DNA from Parabacteroides chongii. It encodes these proteins:
- a CDS encoding Hpt domain-containing protein produces the protein MTSEYKEKLQANGVNLSSALNRFMDNEQLYERILSKFPMDENFLQMEKCLVENNINQAFCHAHTLKGLAGTLDLTTLLNILTPMTEQLRTGNTEGMQELFNQLKTEYNQICQLIAEHKA
- a CDS encoding hybrid sensor histidine kinase/response regulator produces the protein MEKKLKSNESLANYQYLMDIVWTIYPQNESVEVFKDSINPELDNTKHDYKNLCDTRKKDVYPPDYSLWDEVISFDTFHSMIAEGCMHKKFDIRFFNTHFGFEWHEAFIDIIVNENGIPDKIILSSRNVNNFRKSQIIEKAVQSEYDYVIYIEASKNSYVMYASGSESDSPPPIASSDYEAVVTEYNRQYMSPELCEEMTKNMMIAHVGPILEQHGEYILYNTMIENGVNRDKKIRFSYFDKEKNIWLLTRTDITEIREERRQKQLLQEALQSATVANRAKSDFLSRMSHDVRTPLNAIVGMTAIASLHIDDQIRIADCLKKITISSKLLLNLINEVLDMSKLESGHIMLTEEAFKLEELLESLFAMVQSSVEMKKQDLHIRVIQVKHEYLIGDVQRIQQALMNILTNAVKYTPEKGRIDVTIREKASVYNGYGLFEITVADNGIGMKPEFLSKVFEPFERSDDAAIRNIQGTGLGMAISRHIAQMMNGDILVESEHGKGSRFSMTFHVKLGDMDEYDKDILANLPVLVVDDDDISCEIACENLQGLGMKPEWVLSGQEAVQKIFDGNKYFAIIIDLMMPNMNGIETTHKIREYAGPDIPIIIISAYDYSGYESEALKAGANGFISKPIMKSKLFHLMKRFATDKKEDKLNSVAPKALTTFVGKRILVVEDNDLNREIAYELLRETGAEVETACNGKEAVNCVSSSTEGYYDLIIMDIQMPVMNGLEATRAIRLLDREDIKILPIVAMSANAFAEDVQLSLKAGVNEHIAKPIEITTLYKIITKWFN
- a CDS encoding HAD family hydrolase, with amino-acid sequence MTNIRNIVFDLGGVLIELDHECAVRRFEEIGVEDARQLLDPYEQKGFFLEVENGTITADGFCRKLCEYTGKDLSYEAIRHAWLGFIVDTPQYKLDYLLNLREKYNVYLLSNTNPIIQEGWARTSEFTPVGRPIGVYFDKMYTSYEVGVTKPDAKIFEYMIRDSGLNPAETLFVDDGKSNIEIARQLGFVTYQPKNGEDWREVINKFLSE
- a CDS encoding NAD(P)-dependent oxidoreductase; the encoded protein is MKKIVIIGATGYVGSAILKEALGRGHQVKAIVRNPSKLTLIHPNLKVVGGNVTDTDFLSRELAKSDAVISAFNPGWENPKIYDETLEGYGSIICAVRNAGVHRYLMVGGAGSLLVAPGRLLMNEPDVPEKLLPGIRSLAKVYTDLLLPEKSFDWVFLSPAANMFPGQRTGKFRLGKDELVVDEKGDSNISVEDFAVAMIDELEQEKHHQERFTLGY